The Lutra lutra chromosome 10, mLutLut1.2, whole genome shotgun sequence genome contains a region encoding:
- the SCN2B gene encoding sodium channel subunit beta-2 isoform X1: protein MHRDAWLPRPAFSLTGLSLFFSLVPPGRTMEVTVPTTLNVLNGSDARLPCTFNSCYTVNHKQFSLNWTYQECSNCSEEMFLQFRMKIINLKLERFRDRVEFSGNPSKYDVSVTLRNVQLEDAGTYNCYIMNPPDRHRGHGKIYLQVLMEEPPERDSTVAVIVGASVGGFLAVVILVLMVVKCVRRKKEQKLSTDDLKTEEEGKTDGEGNADDGPK, encoded by the exons ATGCACAGAGATGCCTGGCTACCTCGCCCTGCCTTCAGTCTCACGGGGctcagtctctttttctctttgg TGCCACCGGGGCGCACCATGGAGGTCACAGTACCTACCACACTCAACGTCCTCAATGGTTCTGATGCCCGTCTGCCCTGTACATTCAACTCCTGCTACACAGTGAACCATAAACAGTTCTCCCTGAACTGGACCTACCAGGAGTGTAGTAACTGCTCTGAAGAGATG TTCCTCCAGTTCCGCATGAAGATCATCAACCTGAAGCTGGAGCGGTTCCGAGACCGCGTGGAGTTCTCGGGGAACCCCAGCAAGTATGATGTGTCGGTGACACTGAGAAACGTGCAGCTCGAGGATGCGGGCACCTACAACTGCTATATCATGAACCCGCCCGACCGCCACCGCGGCCACGGAAAGATCTACCTGCAGGTCCTCATGGaag agcCCCCTGAGCGGGACTCCACAGTGGCCGTGATTGTGGGCGCCTCCGTGGGCGGCTTCCTGGCGGTGGTCATCTTGGTGCTGATGGTAGTAAAGTGtgtgaggaggaaaaaagagcagaaaCTGAGCACGGATGACCTGAAGACGGAGGAGGAGGGCAAGACAGACGGAGAGGGCAACGCGGACGATGGCCCCAAGTAA
- the SCN2B gene encoding sodium channel subunit beta-2 isoform X2, whose protein sequence is MEVTVPTTLNVLNGSDARLPCTFNSCYTVNHKQFSLNWTYQECSNCSEEMFLQFRMKIINLKLERFRDRVEFSGNPSKYDVSVTLRNVQLEDAGTYNCYIMNPPDRHRGHGKIYLQVLMEEPPERDSTVAVIVGASVGGFLAVVILVLMVVKCVRRKKEQKLSTDDLKTEEEGKTDGEGNADDGPK, encoded by the exons ATGGAGGTCACAGTACCTACCACACTCAACGTCCTCAATGGTTCTGATGCCCGTCTGCCCTGTACATTCAACTCCTGCTACACAGTGAACCATAAACAGTTCTCCCTGAACTGGACCTACCAGGAGTGTAGTAACTGCTCTGAAGAGATG TTCCTCCAGTTCCGCATGAAGATCATCAACCTGAAGCTGGAGCGGTTCCGAGACCGCGTGGAGTTCTCGGGGAACCCCAGCAAGTATGATGTGTCGGTGACACTGAGAAACGTGCAGCTCGAGGATGCGGGCACCTACAACTGCTATATCATGAACCCGCCCGACCGCCACCGCGGCCACGGAAAGATCTACCTGCAGGTCCTCATGGaag agcCCCCTGAGCGGGACTCCACAGTGGCCGTGATTGTGGGCGCCTCCGTGGGCGGCTTCCTGGCGGTGGTCATCTTGGTGCTGATGGTAGTAAAGTGtgtgaggaggaaaaaagagcagaaaCTGAGCACGGATGACCTGAAGACGGAGGAGGAGGGCAAGACAGACGGAGAGGGCAACGCGGACGATGGCCCCAAGTAA